Proteins co-encoded in one Parascardovia denticolens DSM 10105 = JCM 12538 genomic window:
- a CDS encoding CdaR family transcriptional regulator, whose amino-acid sequence MEIEAELAQTIAQEVSRSTHHNINFFDTSGHCIASTDPSRIGSFHEAAFLAANRRVTVEVDDSKQYIGARNGINVPVSFQGQVVAVIGITGRKQDVKPFGDVLRRMTEILLQENFERTTRFDKSMTMANLVTLLLTDQSDPSMLSYLSSALNVDLAQDHICLVAAFDGKDHSYQDRASLLNDMNAFLERQASGSFFSLRPQTATFFIPLASIGSGQDSILQLADRLAVPLSHHVKSFFIGISDPFHPGDQAEGQAEGFPAAYQTAFLQASMAADSASRRMTGTYLTFDSLDIDILLRSSKEEDRRVFLSHVLGDMTDEEIRQASDLFLTYTACNGSIIRTARELFLHKNTVQNRLNKITDLTGYNPRDLKDHTVLALAFAIQRAYGYTGN is encoded by the coding sequence ATGGAGATTGAAGCCGAGCTGGCGCAGACCATCGCCCAAGAGGTCAGCCGCAGCACCCACCACAACATCAATTTTTTCGACACTTCCGGCCACTGCATCGCCAGCACCGATCCCAGCCGCATCGGTAGCTTCCACGAGGCCGCTTTCCTAGCGGCCAATCGCAGGGTCACAGTGGAAGTCGATGACAGCAAACAGTATATCGGGGCCCGCAATGGAATCAACGTGCCCGTCTCCTTCCAGGGGCAGGTGGTCGCCGTCATCGGCATCACGGGCCGCAAACAGGACGTGAAGCCTTTCGGCGACGTGCTCCGCCGCATGACCGAGATCCTTCTCCAAGAGAATTTCGAACGGACGACCCGGTTCGACAAAAGCATGACCATGGCCAACCTGGTCACCCTGCTCCTGACGGACCAGAGCGACCCCTCCATGCTTTCCTACCTGTCTTCCGCCTTGAACGTCGATCTTGCGCAGGACCACATCTGTCTGGTCGCCGCTTTCGACGGAAAAGACCATTCATACCAGGACCGGGCCAGCCTCCTGAACGACATGAACGCCTTTCTGGAAAGGCAGGCCTCCGGCTCCTTCTTCTCCCTTCGCCCGCAGACAGCCACTTTCTTCATCCCCTTGGCATCCATTGGATCCGGGCAAGACAGCATCCTGCAGCTGGCCGACCGCTTGGCCGTCCCCCTGTCCCATCATGTGAAGTCCTTCTTCATCGGCATCAGCGATCCCTTCCACCCGGGAGACCAGGCCGAGGGCCAGGCGGAGGGCTTCCCTGCCGCCTACCAGACCGCCTTTCTCCAAGCCTCTATGGCCGCGGACAGCGCAAGCAGACGCATGACCGGGACTTATCTGACCTTTGATTCCTTGGATATCGACATCCTGCTCAGGTCCAGCAAGGAGGAAGACCGCCGGGTCTTCCTCTCGCATGTTCTGGGAGACATGACAGACGAGGAGATTCGGCAGGCGAGCGACCTCTTCCTGACCTACACCGCCTGCAACGGCAGCATCATCCGCACGGCCCGGGAGCTCTTCCTCCATAAGAACACGGTCCAGAACCGGCTCAACAAGATAACGGACCTGACCGGCTACAATCCCCGCGACCTGAAAGACCATACGGTCCTAGCCTTGGCCTTCGCCATTCAGCGGGCATACGGATATACTGGAAACTGA